CCACGAGGAGGCGGCGGAGGAGATGCTCCTGCGCACCAGCACCCCCGGGGCTCCCTGGGTGGTGGTGGAGGCCAACTGCAAGGAATACGCCCGCCTCAAGGTGCTCCGGAAAGTGGTGGAGACGGCGGAAGGGGGCCTGGGGAAGAAGTAGGTTCCGGCGAGGGGGCGGAAGGGGTGATCCCCCGCTCCCTCACCATTTCCTGGGCGTACCGGGCCAGGGACCCGAAGGCCTCCAGGAGCGACCAGGCCTCCTGCCGGGGGGTGCGGGACCCCGCCCCCGAGTCTCCCCCGGCCCACCCTCCGTTCCAGGCTCCCTCCTGGACCTCGTAGCGTCGGAAGGCCCTCCTGGCCCGCTCTGCCAGGGACTCGTCCCCCAGAGCGAAGGCTCCCAGGGCATCCCGCAGCAGCTCCTTGAGGGTCTCGTAGAGCCCCGACCAGCCGGGGGCACGGGAGAGGCTGACCCCTTCCCGGTGATGGAAACGCATCGCCGGACCGCTCAGGTCCTGCGCCAGGGTCCGGGCCAGTCCTCCCATGGAAAGGAGGGGAAACTCGTACTCCCCGTAGGCCCGACGCCGCGTCTCCGGATCCGGGAACTCCAGGGAGTCCAGGTACCCCACGCAGGACTCCGCCAGGTCCGGCAGTCCCCTGCGGAACCGCTCGATCCGCTCCTCCTCCTGGGGGCTCTCCGCTAGCAGGTAGAGGAAGGTCTCCAGCAGGTTGGCCAGACGGCTCATCTCCCGGTCCAACAGCTTCAGGGCCAGCCCGGGGACCCGGGCCAGGGTGTCGTCCAGGAACTGGGGCTCCCCCACCGCCTCCGCCCCGGCAAACCAGCGTCCCGCCAGGGACGCCAGGGCCCCCGCCAGGGGGATGCCCAGCAGGGCGTTGAGCCCCGTCACCCCCGCCCCGATCCAGGGCACCGCCTGGGCGGGGGAGATCCCCGCCCCCTCCAGGAGCTGCACCAGCCAGGGAACCAGGGGAAGGACCGCCAGGGCCCCGCAGAGCTTGTACAGGCAGGTGGCCGCCCCCAGGCGGCGGGCGTTGCGCTTGGCCCCCAGGCTGGAGAGCAGCACCGGGGCGGCGGACCCCACGTGGGCCCCCAGCACCAGGGGGACCAGGGCACCCAGGGAGAGGACCCCCGAGGAGGCCAGGGCGATCCCCAGGGCCAGGACGGCGGAGCTGCTCTGGAGCAGCGCCGTGACGGCCAGGGCTGCCCCTCCCAGGACCAGGGGCCACCGGGAGGCCCCGAGGATCAGCTCCCGGGCCTGGGAGGTGCGCATCAGGGGGTCCACCCCCAGCTTGATGAGGAACATCCCCAGGAGCACCAACCCCAGACCCCGCACCACCTGACCGGCGGTGCGCCACCGACCCCGACCCAGCAGGGCCGCCCCGGAACCCGCCGCCAGCACCGCCGGGGCCAGGACCCCCACGTCCAGGCTCAGGAGGAACGTCACCGCCGCGGCCCCCACGCTGGCCCCCATCATCACCAGCAGGGAACCGGCGAAGGGGAGGGCTCCCAGGTCCACCAGCCCCACGGCGAAGGAGGTGGCCACGGAACTGCTCTGGGAGAGGACGGACAGGAGCGCCCCGAAGCAGAAGGCCCCGGAGGTCCGGGAAGCCAGGCGCCCGAGAAAGGCCCGTTCGTCCCCCCCCAGGGCGGAACGGCTCGCCCGGGTGCTCTCCTCCACCCCGAAGAGGAACAGAGCCAGTCCCCCCAGGAGGGCCACCACCCCCGATACCACCACGGCGGCTAGATCCTCTCCCCCGCCAGCAGGGCCTCCAGCACCCCGTAGCGCAGCCCCCGGTCGCTGGCCACGAGGGCGGGGGCGTCGAAGGCATCCAGGACGGCCTCCACGATGCAGGCCCCCGCCAGGACGATCTCCGCCCGCTTGGGATGCAGCCCCGGGAGGGCCTTGCGCTCCTCCACCTTCAGGGACCGGTACAGGTCGATCTGGCGACGCACCTCCCGGGCCTCCAGGGAAAACCCCGTCACCCGATCCGGGTCGTAGGCGGTCAGGCCGAGGGCCACGGAGACCAGTGTGGTCACGGTGCCCCCCACCCCCACCAGGACGGGGCCCAGGGGCCGGGCTTGGGCGATCAGCTCCGCCGCCTCCGCCAACCCTTCCCGGGCGGCTCGGCACGCGGCCTCGCAGGAGGAGAGGGAGACCGGGTCCTCCCCCGCCAGGAAGCGGTCGTGGAGGAACAGGGCCCCCAAGGGAAGGCTGCGCCGGAGGGAGATCCCCTCCGGAGAGCCCAGGATGAACTCCGTGCTCCCCCCCCCGGTGTCGAAGACCACCCGGGGGCCCGGGATCCCCAGACGGGAGGAGGCGGCCCGAAAGGCCAGGCGGGCCTCCTCTTCCCCCGGAAGGACCCGCACCTCCACCCCCACCTCCGCCAGGAGGCGCGCCGCGAAGGCCTCCCCGTTTCGGGCGGTGCGAAAGCCCATGGTCCCCACCGCGGCGATCCGCCGGGCTCCCAAATCCCGAGCCTGCTTCGCCAGGACCCGGACCGCCCCCAGCCCCCGCTCCATGGCCTCCGGGGAGAAGACCCCCGTGGAGGTCAGGCCGTCCCCCAGACGGACGATCTCCTGCCGATCCAGGAGGGGCACCAGGCGTCCCCCTTCCTCCCGGGCCACCAGGAGTTTGATGGAATTGGTCCCCAGGTCCAGTACCGCCACGGGCTCCATGCCCCCACCTCCCCTTCGGTGCCCTAGTCTAGCACGGTCCTGACGAGACGCCGGAGCCCAGGGAGTATACTGAGGGACGAGGAAGGGGGTCTTTGATGGGACGGTTTTCTCCCCCCGACGTGACACCCTACGACGAGTCCGCGCAGAGAAGCCGGGAACGTCTGGACCGTCTGCTCACCCGGGTGGGCTTCCTGCCCCCGGCCCTGGACGGCAGCGGCTGCCTCCTTCACGTGTCCGACACGCCCTCGTCCACCTACGGATACCTGAGGCGGGTGCTCCAGAGGATTCGTCCCCTGTGGCTGGTGCACACCGGGGATGTGGCGGACGAGATCAAGCTGGAACTGTGGCCCAACTCCCGGGACTGCTACCGGGACCGGGTCCGGAAGCTGGCCCGGATCCTCCGGGAGGAGGACGTGCCCTGCATCGTGGCGGCGGGAAACCACGACGACCCGGAGATCCTGGAGGACCTCCTGCCCTGTCGCCGGATCATCCGCCGGGGGGAGACCCTGGATCTGGGACCCCTTCGGATCCGGTTGGGACACTACTACCGGGACGTGGCAGCGGAACCGGAGGCGGTGAACCTCTTCGGCCACGACCTTACCCGCCGAAGCGGGGAGGAGAACGGACGGCTCTACCTGAACGGCCTGGAGCACATGCACCTGGTGGACCTGGTCTCCCGGGAAGTGACCCGCCTGCCCTACCCGGGAGGGACCGACGACGAGCGGATGCTGAGACGCCGACGGCGCATGTAGCGCCGCGAGACCCGACGAGGAGGGTGACCCATGCTTTCCCTGGTGCGCGGAGGCCCCAAGATCCTGATGATCGAGACCACCCGCTCGGACCCCCGGCTGGAGGAGCGGCTGAACCGCTCCGGGACCCTCTCCGACACGGACCCCGCGGCGGCGGTGGACCTGGCGGGGGAGGAGGCCACGCTGGTCTTCCTCTTCCTCTCCGGGGAAGGGCAGGGACAGCTCAAGGTCCTCTCCACCCCGGAACCCCCGGAGACGGTGCTCTGCGACCTCATCAACCAGCACCTCACGGACCTGGTGGACCACGTGACCACCGCCCCGGGGATGGTGGTGATGCGCCTTTTGGGGAACCTGGACCAGGCCATCGACCGCATCCGGGAGGACCTCCAGGGAGAACCCAGCCAGAGGGGCTGGGGCTCCCGGTTGCGCTGCGCCGTGGAGACGGGGACGGTGGTGTACTTCACCACCCAGCCCCTGAACCGCCCCCTGACACCGGAGGACTTCCACCCGGAGGCCCTCATCGTCCACCAGCCCTACTCCACCGTGCTGACCCACCTGCGGGGCAAGGCCATGGACTACCTGGCCCTGGCCATGGGCACCCCGGACTGGAACGACATGGAGGTGCGCATCTATGACGCCGAGGACCGGTACGACCTGCACTATCGACGGCTGATGACCGCCGTGGAGGGGCTGGATCTGGGGGTGGTGCTGGGAGAGGGATGGGGGAAGGACCAAGCCATGCTCCTCATGAGCGTGCCGGTCTACCGGGTGCGCCTCTTCACCCCCCTGCCCCCGGAGGAGATCAAGAAGGTGGCCCTGGCCCTGGAGTACCGGGAGGACGGCAGCCGGTGCGTGGACCTGGACGTCTTCGCGAAGGGGAAGAAGGTCCCCTGGACCGGAGACCGGAAGGCGGACCGGGCCTCCTCCCGAAACGGCCTGGCCCTGGAATACCGCCGGGACCTCTTCGGACGACTCAGCCCGGAGACTCGGGAACGGGCCGCAGCCTTGGAGGAGGAACTGGCCCGCAAACCCTCCTGACCTTCCCGGCGCTCAGGACGCAGGCTCCTTCGCCCCCCGGGCCAGGGAGAGAAACACCCCCAGGACGCTGAGCCCCGCGAAGAGACCGAAGCACCCCCGCATGGCCCCCACCATCCCCAGGGGGTCCGCTCCGGTCGGGACGGCCCCCAGCCCCCGCAGGTTCAGCACCGCCGCCACCAGGGCCATGCTGGAGGACTGGCCCAGAACCCTCATGAGCGCCAGGGTGGCGGAGGCCTGTCCCAGGTCCCCCCTCCCCACGGAGCCCAGGATGGCGTTGGTGTTGGGGGAGGAGAAGAAGGCAAACCCCAGCCCCTGCACCGCCCCCGCCGCCGCCAGGAGGGCCAGGGAGGACCGGGTGTCCTGAAACAGCAGCAGCCCCAGACCCGCCCCCGTGAGCCCCATGCCCAGGGAGGCCAGACGCCCCGGATCGAACCGGTCGGAAAGCCGCCCCGCCAGGGGAGAAAAGAGGGTCTGCACCACCGGCTGCACCGCCAGCAGCAACCCCGCGTCCCGGGGAGAGAGCCCCCGGATCTCCTGAAGGAACAGGGACAGGAGGAACGTCACCCCGTAGGTGGCCCCGTAGTGCAGCAACGCCGCCAGGTTCGAGAAGGCGTAGGCCCGGCCCCGGAGGAAGAGCCGCAGGTCCAGCAGGGGGTTCGAGGACCGGAGCTGCCTTCGGGCGAAGACGCCCCACAGGATCGCCCCCGCCGCCAGGGCCGCCGCACCCCGGGGCTCCGGAAGCCGGGGAACCCCCCAAAGCAGCCCCGAAAGCCCCAGGCCGAAGAGGCCGCAGGAGACCCCGTCCAAGACCCCCCTCCCCGTCCCCCGGGGCAGCCCCCCGGGCAGGGTGGCCAGCAGCGCCAGGGTCGCCCCGCAGGGAAGCAGGGGGACCCAGAAGAGCAGCCGCCACCCCGCCAGGTCCACCAGCAGCCCCCCCAGGGTGGGCCCCAGGGAGATGCCCAGGTACACCGCCGCCACGTTGACCCCCAGCACCCGTCCCCGCTCCCCCGGGGGAAAGGCCTCCGTGAGGATCGCCACCCCTCCCACCGTCATGAGGGCTCCCCCCGCGCCCTGCAACCCCCGGGCCGCCAGCAGGAGGGGGAAGGTGGGGGCCAGGGCGCCCCCCAGACACCCCAGGGCGAAGACGCCGCACCCCGTCCCGAGCCCCCGGGCATGGCCGTACAGGTCCAGCCCCTTCCCCGCCGGGGCCAGACAGACCGCCAGGGCGAAGAGGAACACCGACGCCACGGCTCCCAGGGAGGAGGCTCCCTGGGCGAACTCCCGGCCCATGTCGGGCAGTCCCACGTTCACCGCCGACGCCATGAAGGGGGGCAGGAAGGAGGCGGCCAGGGAGATCCACAGAACCCACCTCTTCCGGCGGGAATCGGAAGGCGAGGGCTCCATGGTTCAGTCGGGCAAGGCGGCTTCCACCACCCGCACCAGATTGTCCCGGAGGATCTTCCGGGTCGTGTGGGGACCGAAGCGCTCCACCAGACGGCCGCGACACCGCGCCGCCTCCTCGTGGCTTCGGAAGAGATCCTTGGGCTGCTCCCCCGCCAGGGCGAAGAAGGGGTCGCACAGGTCCAGCCCCAGGGCCGCATGGTCCGGTCCCCCCACCTCCACCAGGTGCTCCAGGTGCCGCAGCATCCGATCGCAGGGATCCCCGTCTCCCCCCACAAAGGGGGCGTGGGCGTTGAACCCCACCACGCCGCCGGAAGCCGCCACCGCCCGGATCTGGGAATCCGTCAGGTTCCGGGGATGGTCCAGCAGGGCGCGACAGTTGGAATGGGAGGCCAGAAAGAGCCCCCCCAGGGCCGCCACGTCCTCGAAGCCCGGATCGTTGAGGTGGCTCACGTCCGGGACGATCCCCAGCCTTTGGGCCTCCCGCACCAGGTCCAGCCCGAAGGGAGAGAGCCCCCCCGGGCGCAGGGGAGAGGTCCCCTCCACCACACAGCCGTCCGCAGCCTCGTTGCGCCGACTCCAGGTCAGGCCCATCAGGCACACCCCCAGCTCCCGAAGGACCCGCAGCAGCCCGAGATCCCGTCCCAGGGGCTCCACTCCCTCCAGGGAGAGCACCAGGGCCAGCTCCCCTCGTTCCAAGGTCTCCCGCAGCTCCTCCCGACACCGACAGAGCCGGAACCGTCCGGGGGTCTCCTCCTGCTCCTCCAGAAGGGCTCCCACCTGGAGCAACGCCTCCTGGAGGGCCCGGGGAACCAACCGGTCCTCCACGAAGAGGGAACACACCAACAGGCGAAGCCCCGCGGACTCGTATCCCTCCAG
The sequence above is drawn from the Aminomonas paucivorans DSM 12260 genome and encodes:
- a CDS encoding Na/Pi cotransporter family protein — protein: MVVSGVVALLGGLALFLFGVEESTRASRSALGGDERAFLGRLASRTSGAFCFGALLSVLSQSSSVATSFAVGLVDLGALPFAGSLLVMMGASVGAAAVTFLLSLDVGVLAPAVLAAGSGAALLGRGRWRTAGQVVRGLGLVLLGMFLIKLGVDPLMRTSQARELILGASRWPLVLGGAALAVTALLQSSSAVLALGIALASSGVLSLGALVPLVLGAHVGSAAPVLLSSLGAKRNARRLGAATCLYKLCGALAVLPLVPWLVQLLEGAGISPAQAVPWIGAGVTGLNALLGIPLAGALASLAGRWFAGAEAVGEPQFLDDTLARVPGLALKLLDREMSRLANLLETFLYLLAESPQEEERIERFRRGLPDLAESCVGYLDSLEFPDPETRRRAYGEYEFPLLSMGGLARTLAQDLSGPAMRFHHREGVSLSRAPGWSGLYETLKELLRDALGAFALGDESLAERARRAFRRYEVQEGAWNGGWAGGDSGAGSRTPRQEAWSLLEAFGSLARYAQEMVRERGITPSAPSPEPTSSPGPLPPSPPLSGAP
- a CDS encoding Ppx/GppA phosphatase family protein, whose translation is MEPVAVLDLGTNSIKLLVAREEGGRLVPLLDRQEIVRLGDGLTSTGVFSPEAMERGLGAVRVLAKQARDLGARRIAAVGTMGFRTARNGEAFAARLLAEVGVEVRVLPGEEEARLAFRAASSRLGIPGPRVVFDTGGGSTEFILGSPEGISLRRSLPLGALFLHDRFLAGEDPVSLSSCEAACRAAREGLAEAAELIAQARPLGPVLVGVGGTVTTLVSVALGLTAYDPDRVTGFSLEAREVRRQIDLYRSLKVEERKALPGLHPKRAEIVLAGACIVEAVLDAFDAPALVASDRGLRYGVLEALLAGERI
- a CDS encoding metallophosphoesterase family protein, with the translated sequence MGRFSPPDVTPYDESAQRSRERLDRLLTRVGFLPPALDGSGCLLHVSDTPSSTYGYLRRVLQRIRPLWLVHTGDVADEIKLELWPNSRDCYRDRVRKLARILREEDVPCIVAAGNHDDPEILEDLLPCRRIIRRGETLDLGPLRIRLGHYYRDVAAEPEAVNLFGHDLTRRSGEENGRLYLNGLEHMHLVDLVSREVTRLPYPGGTDDERMLRRRRRM
- a CDS encoding dipeptidase, whose amino-acid sequence is MEGTGWADAHGDVLMDLAVRRARGERKVLASRYLEGYESAGLRLLVCSLFVEDRLVPRALQEALLQVGALLEEQEETPGRFRLCRCREELRETLERGELALVLSLEGVEPLGRDLGLLRVLRELGVCLMGLTWSRRNEAADGCVVEGTSPLRPGGLSPFGLDLVREAQRLGIVPDVSHLNDPGFEDVAALGGLFLASHSNCRALLDHPRNLTDSQIRAVAASGGVVGFNAHAPFVGGDGDPCDRMLRHLEHLVEVGGPDHAALGLDLCDPFFALAGEQPKDLFRSHEEAARCRGRLVERFGPHTTRKILRDNLVRVVEAALPD
- a CDS encoding MFS transporter, whose protein sequence is MEPSPSDSRRKRWVLWISLAASFLPPFMASAVNVGLPDMGREFAQGASSLGAVASVFLFALAVCLAPAGKGLDLYGHARGLGTGCGVFALGCLGGALAPTFPLLLAARGLQGAGGALMTVGGVAILTEAFPPGERGRVLGVNVAAVYLGISLGPTLGGLLVDLAGWRLLFWVPLLPCGATLALLATLPGGLPRGTGRGVLDGVSCGLFGLGLSGLLWGVPRLPEPRGAAALAAGAILWGVFARRQLRSSNPLLDLRLFLRGRAYAFSNLAALLHYGATYGVTFLLSLFLQEIRGLSPRDAGLLLAVQPVVQTLFSPLAGRLSDRFDPGRLASLGMGLTGAGLGLLLFQDTRSSLALLAAAGAVQGLGFAFFSSPNTNAILGSVGRGDLGQASATLALMRVLGQSSSMALVAAVLNLRGLGAVPTGADPLGMVGAMRGCFGLFAGLSVLGVFLSLARGAKEPAS